From a single Drosophila sulfurigaster albostrigata strain 15112-1811.04 chromosome 3, ASM2355843v2, whole genome shotgun sequence genomic region:
- the LOC133843235 gene encoding protein javelin isoform X2, with translation MGHGYFRTSQTSTSSRQRDKRGKDSYSYQHNYVDRVRLEDTNGNLYQQQQQQQQQQHHHASHHPKTTHDPRCPQLRAAGWRHTHKSVSHLDLATSCHSAAGAGIDHRHRQLHHHQSHHHQHHHQHLPPAPPLTPHAQPHWTQCRVGIAAASAAGHGQLRNARSLDYTQLEREENALDIAEFYWHFDAEAPHEPIDNYAVNDSFEPAESPSPPPAPSPTTPLTTVATTAATDTTTATATTSTTSTAAAATVGATTTVTATYLDFGSESCSLRRSRSLAVIREETFSDLQIGSANSSRRRSQLIPRARLVNRGFFRESPRLHNKQQQLQQHQQPSEQPDADAQSHSSGATTCDSHQQQQLLKQQQQKQRQRQQQQQRGEARDFDVYYDNLKRLDALALGLSEQLHPWHNDKSDLESLNSDYFKNSLHQNHADQLQPSSLEFEALEQAVTLLSERPRIYQSRRQQQQQHRLHHHCHQRHIDLGGESCPEHSQSSVFPETTTSNSNSDDQTDSPSLSEQEYDLTHIEQIFQQGENGEVEECYELISLTTTTRTRFESSEEEGNERELQQQQQEEEEQSLTTPTDTTAASDSDGTLKRGHSEQLDKLIAYDSVYLSSEDSSECTLIGESCESFEQRTSLSTECEEGRSLLHISIEDTVYEPQPKQHKKQEQEEQQAKPQLETQIFTQILKIEQPATITSSTASKPRILSVVEKRKQQELKQQPVATAVPPELKRQATDTFVVTSTHKSNLIENQYHSLPDVNIGVSLKVCESIDKELRTSYNLQRQQQRKESKRQKATTEHSQNQVVTRAETYDSIRRFGRAHQKARQIEYEHEERERQREKEASTQEAEKETTTKPAKEANKVEVKQAIFPAPIEVEVRVEQEKEEEDEDEEELPLPPPPPPLTEAEDNDNDNDDKDNLSVSISLAEQPKEAPHIEVANFSKLIERRAQEIRQRKEQTEQQQPEQQQQQSFRIIVTDAQNNIIATEAIQEETKPSVNCTPQPPAVASTHSHSQRSLRRSSSTASGKPPERRVLSAGAPIYKARPIKVLATSEKMSRPQILHVVDSSSSNNGHDPTANGSLRRRSSARSIASTVSNAGGEVAIEYLQKVDAVKCYWNKLAAGSEPSEPSKPQTIEDSAARLHFQLGDRVTEKSTPTATNSSADYCSIMPPSIEIVELGDGAQKATIVSAAPDGDDDDDEDAAQFDHIRYKVLKSQQLIRSNILTARNKKEAQFDGLIQYLQDYSFQELLSNNNVVIVEPVRTKIERPLTVGGTTSGPTAKPPKLVKQQTTSAKKPRQRQIGGAAAKRHFFYQPVRVNRELYEDELPDPDTVRNVRRFFEQHVLPTPGQGILVQSQQKFGGSACQLSPKTRRARGYRYLTIDTSYGAGGEEQPKGMELLEEHKVKQHWDNASLSSGISSGDLSSPCGECHLREPEAMAKETPLMACKGVHVLDVVRRHNSNAANAKARAGKLASRRTWCVGGGGGAAGDSRYRQIYEQAKLEAEAQEEEEEQREDNQHNGDGDDDGEEYDDDVETDMCESYYVSNDVLAKIRECGSTVTYYGGRVLERGLPTAATATGAGGHLNPQLLNGCGENAAATRTRSRVRQIEACNECIEQQQHQDQQQDSYQGIKFKLVKSNSCSSRLELAGTEEEEANTMEDDNTEVVRKMVHHFECNRPTMMADGQANVTINSQSTASKKEMLEGTTSVRRQVTVNNHINMTPQECERLPNGLDKQTQLERDEEAATATYQSQAMNIRLDLSAGRGSDKPNNNSKVCRNRNVDLAYTLAKPSRQQQQQQPVIGNPGTPLGNQKLTKQYNDAQDDEAAVVVGAEHVKPCQQEVIGREQIIVPIEIHQNQTQTQIQTQAHGQERRLSNASSSASIVDKTVVRHYVANDKSIYERRKYDEIEFEEFEIYDPAKEQERLEQEQQQQQQQQEQHQPQTFQAQDGVNSLSRRQTNDGELYDSLDDRM, from the exons TGGAAAGGACAGCTATAGCTACCAACATAACTACGTGGATCGAGTGCGTCTGGAGGATACGAACGGTAACCTttaccagcagcagcaacaacaacagcagcagcagcatcatcacgCCTCGCACCACCCAAAAACCACCCACGATCCGCGCTGTCCACAATTGAGAGCTGCCGGCTGGCGACACACGCACAAATCCGTCTCGCATCTCGATTTGGCCACCAGCTGCCACAGTGCAGCTGGCGCTGGCATAGATCACAGGCATAGGCAACTGCACCACCATCAGtcccatcatcatcaacatcaccATCAGCATCTGCCACCGGCGCCACCTTTGACACCGCACGCACAACCGCATTGGACGCAGTGTCGCGTGGGCATCGCAGCAGCCTCTGCTGCTGGCCACGGGCAGCTGAGGAACGCACGCTCCTTGGACTACACACAGTTGGAGCGGGAGGAGAACGCTTTGGACATTGCCGAGTTCTATTGGCATTTCGATGCGGAAGCGCCACACGAACCAATCGACAACTATGCGG TTAATGACAGCTTTGAACCAGCCGAGTCGCCGTCTCCACCCCCAGCACCCTCACCCACAACCCCGCTGACAACAgtagccacaacagcagcaactgacacaacaacagcaacagcaacaacatcaaccacttcaacagcagcagcagcaactgttggaGCGACAACCACAGTGACCGCAACGTATCTGGACTTTGGCAGCGAATCGTGCAGCTTGAGGAGATCGCGCAGCTTGGCCGTGATACGTGAGGAGACGTTTAGCGATCTGCAAATTGGTTCCGCCAACAGCAGTCGACGACGATCGCAGCTAATACCGCGTGCCCGGCTTGTTAATCGCGGTTTTTTCCGCGAATCGCCGCG ActgcacaacaaacaacagcagctacaacaacatcagcagccgAGTGAGCAGCCAGACGCCGACGCACAGAGTCACAGCAGCGGCGCAACCACTTGCGATtcacatcagcagcaacagttgctgaagcagcaacagcaaaagcagcgacagcgacaacagcagcaacagcgcgGCGAGGCACGCGACTTTGATGTCTACTACGATAATTTGAAACGCTTGGACGCCTTGGCATTGGGTCTCAGCGAGCAGCTGCATCCGTGGCACAACGACAAGAGCGATCTCGAGAGTCTCAATTCGGACTATTTCAAGAATTCCCTACATCAGAATCACGCCGATCAATTGCAGCCGTCTTCTCTTGAATTTGAAGCCCTTGAGCAAGCAGTAACATTGCTCAGCGAGCGACCACGAATTTATCAATCGCgtcgccagcaacagcagcagcatcgattGCATCATCATTGTCATCAGCGGCACATTGATTTAGGTGGCGAATCCTGTCCCGAGCACAGTCAGAGCAGCGTCTTTCCAGAGACTACgacgagcaacagcaactcagaCGATCAGACAGACAGTCCCTCGTTATCCGAGCAGGAATACGATCTAACACACATTGAACAGATCTTTCAGCAGGGCGAAAACGGTGAGGTTGAGGAATGCTACGAGCTGATTAGCTTGACGACCACAACACGCACACGCTTTGAGAGCAGCGAGGAAGAAGGCAACGAGCGagagttgcagcaacaacagcaagaggaagaggaaCAGAGCTTGACCACACCCACagacacaacagcagccagcgaTAGCGATGGCACTTTAAAACGCGGACACAGTGAACAGCTGGACAAACTCATTGCCTACGACTCGGTTTATTTGTCGTCCGAGGACAGTTCCGAGTGCACGTTGATTGGCGAGAGTTGCGAGTCCTTTGAGCAGCGCACAAGTCTCAGCACCGAGTGCGAAGAGGGACGCAGCTTGCTACACATTTCCATTGAGGACACGGTCTACGAACCGCAACCCAAGCAGCACAAGaagcaagagcaagaggaGCAGCAAGCGAAACCGCAGCTAGAAACACAAATCTTTACACAGATACTAAAGATTGAACAGCCGGCAACCATTACATCGAGCACGGCGAGCAAACCTCGGATATTGAGTGTGGTCGAAAAGCGCAAGCAGCAGGAACTAAAGCAGCAgccagttgcaactgcagttcCGCCGGAACTGAAACGCCAGGCCACCGATACGTTTGTGGTTACGTCGACGCACAAATCGAATCTGATTGAGAATCAGTATCATAGTTTGCCGGATGTGAACATTGGCGTTAGCCTGAAAGTTTGCGAGAGCATCGACAAGGAGCTGCGGACATCGTACAATctgcagcggcaacaacagcgcaaGGAATCAAAGCGACAGAAGGCAACGACCGAGCATAGCCAAAATCAGGTGGTGACCCGAGCGGAGACTTACGATTCGATACGACGCTTTGGGCGGGCTCATCAGAAGGCCAGGCAAATTGAGTACGAGCACGAGGAGCGCGAAAGGCAGCGCGAGAAGGAAGCGTCCACTCAGGAGGCGGAAAAGGAAACGACGACAAAACCAGCAAAGGAAGCTAACAAGGTCGAAGTCAAGCAAGCGATATTCCCCGCACCCATTGAAGTGGAAGTGCGAGTTGAACAGGAGAAGGAGGaagaggacgaggacgaggaggaGTTGCCTTTGCCACCACCACCTCCACCTTTAACAGAGGCAgaggacaacgacaacgacaacgacgataaGGATAATCTGTCGGTGTCAATTTCGTTGGCCGAACAGCCCAAGGAAGCGCCCCACATTGAGGTGGCGAACTTTAGCAAGCTAATCGAGCGACGCGCCCAAGAGATAAGACAACGCAAGGAGCAAaccgaacagcagcagccagagcaacagcagcagcaatcctTTCGCATTATTGTCACCGACGCACAGAACAATATCATTGCAACCGAGGCTATTCAAGAGGAAACCAAACCAAGCGTTAACTGCACTCCTCAACCGCCCGCAGTTGCATCTACTCATTCGCATTCCCAACGCTCTTTGCGTCGCTCGAGCAGCACCGCAAGTGGCAAACCACCCGAACGTCGTGTGCTAAGTGCTGGCGCACCAATTTATAAGGCACGACCCATCAAAGTGTTGGCCACGTCCGAGAAGATGTCACGTCCCCAGATTCTGCATGtcgtcgacagcagcagcagcaacaatggccACGACCCAACTGCCAACGGCAGCCTAAGACGTCGCAGCAGCGCTCGCAGCATTGCGAGTACAGTGAGCAACGCCGGAGGTGAGGTGGCCATTGAGTACCTACAAAAAGTGGATGCCGTCAAATGCTATTGGAACAAACTTGCGGCGGGCAGCGAGCCAAGTGAACCGAGTAAGCCGCAAACAATTGAAGACTCAGCTGCGAGGTTGCACTTTCAGTTGGGTGACCGCGTCACTGAAAAGTCAACACCAACTGCAACAAACTCGTCGGCAGATTATTGCAGCATCATGCCACCGTCCATAGAGATTGTAGAGCTGGGGGATGGCGCACAGAAGGCCACAATTGTGAGTGCTGCACCGGacggtgatgatgatgacgatgaggatgcAGCGCAATTTGATCACATACGCTACAAGGTGCTCAAGTCGCAGCAGCTGATCCGAAGCAACATTCTCACAGCGCGCAACAAGAAGGAGGCACAATTCGATGGTCTAATACAGTATCTGCAGGATTACAGTTTCCAAGAACtgctgagcaacaacaatgtggtCATCGTGGAGCCAGTGCGAACCAAGATTGAGCGACCACTCACAGTGGGAGGCACAACTTCAGGTCCAACTGCCAAACCTCCGAAGTTGGTCAAACAACAAACGACGTCGGCGAAGAAGCCGCGACAGCGACAAATTGGCGGCGCAGCAGCCAAGAGGCATTTCTTCTATCAACCTGTGCGGGTTAATCGCGAACTGTACGAGGATGAGCTACCCGATCCAGATACGGTGCGCAATGTGCGTCGCTTCTTCGAGCAGCATGTGCTGCCCACTCCGGGCCAAGGCATCCTGGTGCAATCGCAGCAAAAGTTTGGCGGCTCCGCCTGCCAATTGAGTCCGAAAACCCGAAGAGCACGCGGCTATCGCTATCTCACAATCGATACGAGCTACGGCGCTGGTGGGGAGGAGCAACCCAAGGGCATGGAACTGCTCGAGGAGCACAAGGTAAAGCAGCACTGGGACAATGCGAGTCTATCGAGTGGCATCTCCAGCGGTGATTTATCCTCGCCCTGCGGCGAATGTCACCTCCGAGAACCGGAAGCCATGGCCAAGGAGACGCCGCTGATGGCCTGCAAGGGTGTCCATGTGCTGGACGTCGTAAGGCGACACAATAGCAATGCGGCCAATGCCAAGGCGAGGGCTGGCAAGCTGGCCAGTCGACGCACCTGGTGTGTGGGAGGAGGCGGTGGGGCTGCTGGCGATAGTCGCTATCGTCAGATTTACGAGCAGGCGAAACTCGAAGCGGAAGctcaggaggaggaggaggagcagcgGGAAGATAATCAACACAATGgcgatggtgatgatgatggcgaggAGTATGACGATGATGTCGAGACGGACATGTGCGAGTCCTATTATGTGAGCAAT GATGTGCTGGCCAAAATACGCGAATGCGGCTCCACGGTCACCTACTATGGCGGACGCGTCCTAGAGCGAGGactgccaacagcagcaacagcaactggagctggaggACACTTGAATCCTCAGCTGTTGAATGGATGTGGAGAgaatgctgctgccacacgcACACGCTCTCGAGTGCGTCAAATTGAGGCATGCAACGAGTGCattgaacagcagcagcatcaggaTCAGCAACAGGACTCTTATCAAG gtattaaattcaaattggtCAAATcgaacagctgcagcagtcgCTTGGAGCTGGCGGGCACCGAAGAGGAGGAGGCAAACACAATGGAGGATGATAACACTGAGGTGGTGCGAAAGATGGTTCATCACTTTGAGTGCAATCGGCCAACGATGATGGCCGATGGCCAGGCGAATGTGACCATCAACAGTCAAAGCACTGCGAGCAAAAAGGAAATGCTGGAGGGGACAACGTCAGTCCGACGACAAGTGACAGTAAATAATCACATAAACATGACGCCGCAGGAGTGTGAGCGGTTGCCTAATGGGCTGGATAAGCAGACGCAGTTAGAAAGAGATgaagaggcagcaacagcaacatatcAGAGTCAGGCCATGAACATACGCCTAGATTTAAGTGCGGGGCGTGGCAGTGATAAGcccaacaataacagcaaagtATGTCGCAATCGAAATGTGGATTTAGCCTACACGCTGGCAAAGCCAtcacgacagcagcagcaacagcagccagtcATTGGCAATCCAGGCACGCCTCTGGGCAATCAGAAATTGACAAAACAATACAATGATGCACAGGATGATGAGGCAGCAGTCGTAGTAGGAGCAGAACATGTCAAGCCATGTCAGCAGGAAGTCATTGGTCGTGAACAAATCATTGTGCCCATTGAGATTCATCAGAACCAAACACAAAcgcaaatacaaacacaagcaCATGGACAGGAGCGTCGATTGAGCAATGCAAGCAGCAGTGCATCGATTGTGGACAAGACTGTGGTGCGACATTATGTGGCAAATGACAAAAGCATCTATGAACGACGCAAATACGATGAGATTGAGTTCGAGGAATTCGAGATATACGATCCAGCCAAAGAGCAAGAACGTCtagagcaggagcagcagcagcaacagcagcaacaggagcaacaTCAACCACAGACATTCCAGGCACAGGATGGTGTCAACTCATTGAGCCGACGACAGACAAACGATGGCGAACTCTACGATAGCCTCGACGATAGAATGTGA